Proteins encoded together in one Osmerus eperlanus chromosome 20, fOsmEpe2.1, whole genome shotgun sequence window:
- the marcksl1b gene encoding MARCKS-related protein 1-B isoform X1: MGSQTSKGGVAVEANAAAADAAAVKTNGQENGHVKTNGDVSAKPDGNTAATNGSAEAAKEPEAGAGGDAIEPAPAVDGEAKPEEVAKETPKKKKKFSLKKTFNFKGLKKSKKAGGEVKEEKEEDKGAEEEKKEEVKEAAAAPAAEAPKTEEEPAKEEAPAAVKEEAPAAVKEEVKEVKEEVKEVKEAAPEASNPTEESSSTPAPSEQKE, translated from the exons ATGGGATCCCAGACGTCCAAGGGAGGAGTAGCCGTGGAGGCGAACGCGGCTGCCGCGGATGCTGCCGCTGTCAAAACTAATGGACAG GAGAACGGCCATGTTAAGACCAACGGAGACGTTTCTGCCAAGCCAGACGGCAACACCGCAGCCACCAACGGCTCTGCCGAGGCGGCCAAGGAGCCGGAGGCGGGAGCGGGCGGGGACGCCATCGAGCCAGCGCCCGCGGTGGACGGAGAGGCCAAGCCCGAGGAGGTCGCCAAGGAAAcccccaagaagaagaagaagttctCCCTGAAGAAGACTTTCAACTTCAAAGGCCTGAAGAAGAGCAAGAAGGCTGgtggggaggtgaaggaggagaaggaggaggacaagggggcggaggaggagaagaaggaggaggtgaaggaggcggctgctgctcctgctgctgaAGCTCCCAAGACGGAGGAGGAGCCTGCCAAGGAGGAGGCGCCGGCTGCTGTGAAGGAGGAGGCGCCGGCTGctgtgaaggaggaggtgaaggaggtgaaggaggaggtgaaggaggtgaaggaggctgcCCCAGAGGCCTCAAACCCTACAGAGGAGAGCAGCTCGACCCCGGCGCCCTCTGAACAGAAGGAGTGA
- the marcksl1b gene encoding MARCKS-related protein 1-B isoform X2: protein MGSQTSKGGVAVEANAAAADAAAVKTNGQENGHVKTNGDVSAKPDGNTAATNGSAEAAKEPEAGAGGDAIEPAPAVDGEAKPEEVAKETPKKKKKFSLKKTFNFKGLKKSKKAGGEVKEEKEEDKGAEEEKKEEVKEAAAAPAAEAPKTEEEPAKEEAPAAVKEEAPAAVKEEVKEAAPEASNPTEESSSTPAPSEQKE, encoded by the exons ATGGGATCCCAGACGTCCAAGGGAGGAGTAGCCGTGGAGGCGAACGCGGCTGCCGCGGATGCTGCCGCTGTCAAAACTAATGGACAG GAGAACGGCCATGTTAAGACCAACGGAGACGTTTCTGCCAAGCCAGACGGCAACACCGCAGCCACCAACGGCTCTGCCGAGGCGGCCAAGGAGCCGGAGGCGGGAGCGGGCGGGGACGCCATCGAGCCAGCGCCCGCGGTGGACGGAGAGGCCAAGCCCGAGGAGGTCGCCAAGGAAAcccccaagaagaagaagaagttctCCCTGAAGAAGACTTTCAACTTCAAAGGCCTGAAGAAGAGCAAGAAGGCTGgtggggaggtgaaggaggagaaggaggaggacaagggggcggaggaggagaagaaggaggaggtgaaggaggcggctgctgctcctgctgctgaAGCTCCCAAGACGGAGGAGGAGCCTGCCAAGGAGGAGGCGCCGGCTGCTGTGAAGGAGGAGGCGCCGGCTGctgtgaaggaggaggtgaaggag gctgcCCCAGAGGCCTCAAACCCTACAGAGGAGAGCAGCTCGACCCCGGCGCCCTCTGAACAGAAGGAGTGA
- the marcksl1b gene encoding MARCKS-related protein 1-B isoform X3, producing the protein MGSQTSKGGVAVEANAAAADAAAVKTNGQENGHVKTNGDVSAKPDGNTAATNGSAEAAKEPEAGAGGDAIEPAPAVDGEAKPEEVAKETPKKKKKFSLKKTFNFKGLKKSKKAGGEVKEEKEEDKGAEEEKKEEVKEAAAAPAAEAPKTEEEPAKEEAPAAVKEEVKEEVKEVKEAAPEASNPTEESSSTPAPSEQKE; encoded by the exons ATGGGATCCCAGACGTCCAAGGGAGGAGTAGCCGTGGAGGCGAACGCGGCTGCCGCGGATGCTGCCGCTGTCAAAACTAATGGACAG GAGAACGGCCATGTTAAGACCAACGGAGACGTTTCTGCCAAGCCAGACGGCAACACCGCAGCCACCAACGGCTCTGCCGAGGCGGCCAAGGAGCCGGAGGCGGGAGCGGGCGGGGACGCCATCGAGCCAGCGCCCGCGGTGGACGGAGAGGCCAAGCCCGAGGAGGTCGCCAAGGAAAcccccaagaagaagaagaagttctCCCTGAAGAAGACTTTCAACTTCAAAGGCCTGAAGAAGAGCAAGAAGGCTGgtggggaggtgaaggaggagaaggaggaggacaagggggcggaggaggagaagaaggaggaggtgaaggaggcggctgctgctcctgctgctgaAGCTCCCAAGACGGAGGAGGAGCCTGCCAAGGAGGAGGCGCCGGCTGCTGTGAAGGAGGAG gtgaaggaggaggtgaaggaggtgaaggaggctgcCCCAGAGGCCTCAAACCCTACAGAGGAGAGCAGCTCGACCCCGGCGCCCTCTGAACAGAAGGAGTGA